Proteins found in one Thermus hydrothermalis genomic segment:
- the galT gene encoding galactose-1-phosphate uridylyltransferase codes for MPPFFKRHHRKRDGRELILYGLSPLEEAPLPEGEEAFHAAPHLRYHPLRKEWVVYAAHRQERTFLPPKEHCPLCPSREGAFPTEIPFARFQVAVFENRFPALVPSPPPPPSGLPVATEAARGRCEVVVYTPLHTGSLATLSEEERLLLAWVWRDRYQALYSLPGVRFVMPFENRGEAVGVTLHHPHGQIYAYPFVPPLLERESAAFRERPVLLELFPGLEAYRVDEEEGFLAFVPPFARYPYEVWVAPRERHPGPWTFSEAEMAAFARLLGRVVARYDALFGEPFPYVMVFHAAPLGEERTFHFHVEFYPPKRTQDKLKFLAGTELGAGTFVVDALPEETAKRLREAL; via the coding sequence ATGCCTCCCTTCTTTAAACGCCACCACCGCAAGCGGGATGGCCGGGAGCTCATCCTCTACGGCCTAAGCCCTTTGGAGGAGGCGCCCTTGCCGGAGGGGGAGGAGGCCTTTCACGCCGCGCCCCACCTCCGCTACCACCCCTTGCGGAAGGAGTGGGTGGTCTACGCCGCCCACCGCCAGGAGCGCACCTTCCTTCCCCCCAAGGAGCACTGCCCCTTGTGCCCGAGCCGGGAAGGGGCCTTCCCCACGGAGATCCCTTTTGCCCGCTTCCAGGTGGCGGTCTTTGAGAACCGCTTCCCCGCCCTGGTCCCATCCCCGCCGCCCCCACCCTCGGGCCTCCCCGTGGCCACGGAGGCCGCCCGGGGCCGGTGCGAGGTGGTGGTCTACACGCCCCTGCACACGGGAAGCCTGGCCACCCTTTCCGAGGAGGAAAGGCTTCTTCTGGCCTGGGTGTGGCGGGACCGGTACCAGGCCCTCTATAGCCTCCCGGGGGTGCGCTTCGTCATGCCTTTTGAGAACCGGGGGGAGGCGGTGGGGGTGACCCTGCACCACCCCCACGGGCAGATCTACGCCTACCCCTTTGTGCCGCCCCTTTTGGAGCGGGAAAGCGCGGCTTTCCGCGAGCGGCCCGTGCTCCTAGAGCTTTTCCCGGGCCTCGAGGCCTACCGGGTGGACGAAGAGGAGGGCTTCTTGGCCTTTGTCCCTCCCTTCGCCCGCTACCCCTACGAGGTCTGGGTCGCCCCCCGGGAACGGCACCCAGGCCCCTGGACGTTTTCGGAGGCGGAGATGGCAGCCTTCGCCCGGCTTCTCGGCCGGGTGGTGGCCCGGTACGATGCCCTTTTCGGCGAACCCTTCCCTTACGTGATGGTCTTCCACGCTGCCCCCTTGGGGGAGGAGCGCACCTTCCACTTCCACGTGGAGTTCTACCCCCCCAAGCGCACCCAGGACAAGCTCAAGTTCCTGGCGGGCACGGAGCTTGGGGCGGGTACCTTCGTGGTGGACGCCCTTCCGGAGGAAACGGCGAAGCGGCTTAGGGAGGCGTTATGA
- a CDS encoding beta-galactosidase — MLGVCYYPEHWPKERWPEDAKRMRELGLSFVRVGEFAWALLEPEPGRLDWAWLDEAVEVLAQSGLKVVLGTPTATPPKWLVDRYPEILPVDKEGRRRRFGGRRHYCFSSPAYREETRRIVTLLAERYGKHPAVAGFQTDNEYGCHGTVRCYCERCQGAFRKWLEERYGNIDALNQAWGAAFWSQRYRTFQEVELPNLTVAEANPSHLLDYYRFASEQVRRYNRLQVEILRAHAPGKFITHNFMGFFTDLNPFPLGEDLDFASWDSYPLGFTDLMPLPEEEKLLYARTGHPDVAAFNHDLYRAVGRGRFWVMEQQPGPVNWAPHNPSPAPGMVRLWTWEALAHGAEVVSYFRWRQVPFAQEEMHAGLHRPDYAPDVAFFEVRRVAEELGRLPLPPYERAPVALVYDPEAPWVYEIQPQGAEWNYLALVFLFYSAARRLGLDVDIVPPGAALQGYRLVLVPSLPIVREEVLSAFREADGIVLWGPRSGSKTANFHIPQALPPGPLQALLPLKVVRVESLPPGLKEEAEGPLGRFSLGLWREWVETDLSPLLRFADGRGALFRTGRYLYLAAWPSPELLVTLLASLAQEGGLSPKPLPPGLRLRRRGHLVFAFNYGPEEAALPTPPGVRFLLGGPKLPPYEVAVWEEE, encoded by the coding sequence ATGCTCGGTGTCTGCTACTACCCCGAACACTGGCCCAAGGAGCGTTGGCCTGAGGACGCCAAGCGGATGCGCGAGCTTGGGCTCTCCTTTGTGCGGGTGGGAGAGTTTGCCTGGGCCCTTCTGGAGCCGGAGCCCGGTCGTCTGGACTGGGCCTGGCTGGACGAGGCGGTGGAGGTCTTGGCCCAGTCCGGGCTGAAGGTGGTCCTAGGCACGCCCACAGCCACGCCGCCCAAGTGGTTGGTGGACCGTTACCCAGAGATCCTTCCCGTGGACAAGGAGGGGCGTAGGCGCCGCTTCGGAGGGCGGCGTCACTACTGCTTCAGTAGCCCCGCCTACCGGGAGGAGACCCGCCGCATCGTCACGCTCTTGGCGGAGCGCTACGGCAAGCACCCTGCAGTGGCGGGCTTCCAGACGGATAACGAATATGGCTGCCACGGGACGGTGCGCTGCTATTGCGAGCGTTGCCAAGGCGCCTTTAGAAAGTGGCTTGAGGAGCGCTACGGGAACATAGACGCCCTTAACCAGGCCTGGGGGGCTGCCTTTTGGAGCCAACGCTACCGCACCTTCCAGGAGGTGGAACTCCCCAACCTCACCGTGGCCGAGGCCAACCCTAGCCATCTTCTGGACTATTACCGCTTCGCCTCGGAGCAGGTGCGGCGATACAACCGCCTCCAGGTGGAAATCCTTCGGGCCCATGCCCCGGGGAAGTTCATCACGCACAACTTCATGGGTTTTTTTACGGACCTAAATCCTTTTCCCTTGGGAGAGGACCTGGACTTCGCCAGCTGGGACAGTTATCCTCTGGGCTTCACCGACCTCATGCCCCTTCCCGAGGAGGAGAAGCTGCTCTACGCCAGGACCGGCCACCCGGACGTGGCGGCCTTCAACCATGACCTTTACCGGGCGGTGGGGCGAGGGCGGTTTTGGGTGATGGAGCAACAACCGGGCCCGGTAAACTGGGCACCCCACAACCCGAGCCCCGCGCCGGGCATGGTGCGCCTTTGGACCTGGGAGGCCTTGGCCCACGGGGCGGAGGTGGTTTCCTACTTCCGGTGGCGGCAGGTGCCTTTTGCCCAGGAGGAGATGCACGCCGGCCTGCACCGTCCAGACTATGCTCCGGATGTGGCTTTCTTTGAGGTGCGGCGGGTGGCGGAGGAGTTGGGGAGGCTTCCCTTGCCCCCGTACGAGCGGGCCCCCGTGGCCTTGGTCTATGACCCCGAAGCCCCTTGGGTTTACGAGATCCAGCCTCAAGGGGCCGAGTGGAACTACCTGGCCTTGGTGTTCCTCTTCTATAGCGCAGCCAGGCGGCTCGGGTTGGACGTGGATATCGTTCCGCCGGGAGCTGCCTTGCAGGGCTACCGGTTGGTGTTGGTACCGAGCCTGCCCATCGTGCGGGAGGAGGTTCTAAGTGCCTTTAGGGAAGCCGATGGCATCGTCCTTTGGGGTCCCAGAAGCGGGAGCAAGACGGCGAACTTCCACATTCCCCAAGCGCTTCCTCCAGGGCCTCTGCAGGCCCTTCTCCCCCTGAAGGTGGTGCGCGTGGAAAGCCTGCCGCCGGGGTTAAAGGAAGAGGCGGAAGGCCCTTTGGGGCGGTTTTCTTTGGGCCTATGGCGGGAGTGGGTGGAAACGGACCTAAGCCCCCTGTTGCGTTTTGCCGATGGCCGGGGGGCTTTGTTCCGTACCGGGCGCTACCTTTACCTCGCCGCTTGGCCCAGCCCCGAGCTCCTCGTTACCTTGCTGGCGAGCTTGGCCCAAGAGGGAGGGCTTTCGCCAAAGCCCCTTCCTCCTGGCCTGCGCTTGCGGCGGAGGGGTCATTTGGTGTTTGCCTTTAACTATGGCCCTGAGGAGGCGGCCCTTCCCACCCCTCCAGGGGTTCGTTTCCTCTTGGGAGGGCCGAAGCTCCCCCCGTATGAGGTGGCGGTGTGGGAGGAGGAGTAG
- the ftsH gene encoding ATP-dependent zinc metalloprotease FtsH: MPQRLNPFTLIFLLLLGYLAYTAFTGPPAPTLSYTGFRDLVRQGKVAEVTLEETRILGTLKEPERFPTPQGGTQVARRFQVPLPPVQVADPELLRFLEENGVRVVTKTPSFWPQLLLYVGPTLLLILFFWFFFMRAQGGAGQVMQFGQSRAKLYGKERKVNTTFKDVAGHEEAKRELMEVVDFLKNPKKYLELGAEIPKGVLLVGPPGTGKTLLARAVAGEAGVPFFSVSASEFMEMFVGVGASRVRSLFEDARRNAPSIIFIDELDSIGRKRGAGIGGGHDEREQTLNQILSEMDGFEKDTSVIVLAATNRPDILDPALLRPGRFDRQVVVGLPSLEERKDILLVHMRGKPIAEDVDALELAHLTPGFSGADLKNLVNEAALLAARDGEKKIRKEHFLKALDKIVLGLERPALKLSPEEKRAVAYHEAGHAVVGEVLPHADKTEKVSIVPRGMALGARWSKPEERVLVSREHLMDELSVLMAGRVAEELFTGTVTTGAQDDFKRATQIAKRMVLDWGMGEHFKNIAWGSDSGPIFLGEEIAKKKDHSEETARLIDQDIRKILDEAYARAREVLLAHAEAMHRLAEELLREETIPGERVRAILRETQAVQRAEEG, from the coding sequence TTGCCGCAACGCTTGAACCCTTTCACCCTAATCTTCCTGCTCCTCTTAGGCTACTTGGCCTATACCGCCTTCACCGGCCCCCCAGCCCCCACCCTCTCCTACACCGGTTTCCGGGACCTGGTGCGCCAGGGCAAGGTGGCCGAGGTCACCCTGGAGGAAACCCGCATCCTGGGCACGCTAAAGGAGCCCGAGCGCTTCCCCACCCCCCAAGGAGGCACCCAGGTGGCCCGCCGCTTCCAGGTGCCCCTGCCCCCCGTCCAGGTGGCGGACCCCGAGCTCTTGCGCTTCCTGGAGGAAAACGGGGTCCGGGTGGTCACCAAGACCCCCTCCTTCTGGCCCCAGCTCCTCCTCTACGTGGGGCCCACCCTCCTCCTCATCCTCTTCTTCTGGTTCTTCTTCATGCGGGCCCAGGGCGGGGCCGGCCAGGTGATGCAGTTCGGCCAAAGCCGGGCCAAGCTCTACGGCAAGGAGCGGAAGGTCAACACCACCTTCAAGGACGTGGCCGGGCACGAGGAGGCCAAGCGCGAACTGATGGAGGTGGTGGACTTCCTCAAAAACCCCAAGAAGTACCTGGAGTTGGGGGCGGAGATCCCCAAAGGCGTCCTCCTGGTAGGCCCCCCGGGCACGGGCAAAACCCTTCTGGCCCGGGCGGTGGCGGGGGAGGCAGGGGTGCCCTTCTTCTCCGTTTCCGCCAGCGAGTTCATGGAGATGTTCGTGGGGGTGGGGGCAAGCCGGGTGCGGAGCCTCTTTGAGGACGCCCGCCGCAACGCCCCCAGCATCATCTTCATTGACGAGCTAGACTCCATCGGCCGCAAACGGGGGGCCGGCATCGGGGGCGGCCACGACGAAAGGGAGCAGACCCTGAACCAAATCCTTTCCGAGATGGACGGCTTTGAGAAGGACACCTCCGTCATCGTCCTCGCCGCCACCAACCGCCCCGACATCCTGGACCCCGCCCTCCTCCGCCCCGGGCGCTTTGACCGCCAGGTGGTGGTGGGCCTCCCCTCCTTGGAGGAGCGGAAGGACATCCTCCTGGTGCACATGCGGGGCAAGCCCATCGCCGAGGACGTGGACGCCCTGGAGCTCGCCCACCTCACCCCCGGCTTCTCCGGGGCCGACCTCAAGAACCTGGTGAACGAGGCGGCCCTCCTCGCCGCCCGGGACGGGGAAAAGAAAATCCGCAAGGAGCACTTCCTCAAGGCCCTGGACAAGATCGTCCTGGGCCTGGAGCGCCCCGCCCTCAAGCTTTCCCCCGAGGAGAAGCGGGCCGTGGCCTACCACGAGGCGGGCCACGCCGTGGTGGGCGAGGTCCTGCCCCACGCCGACAAGACGGAAAAGGTGTCCATCGTCCCCCGGGGCATGGCCCTGGGAGCCCGGTGGAGCAAGCCGGAAGAACGGGTCCTGGTTTCTCGGGAGCACCTCATGGACGAGCTTTCCGTCCTCATGGCGGGCCGGGTGGCGGAGGAGCTTTTCACCGGCACCGTGACCACCGGCGCCCAGGACGACTTCAAGCGGGCCACCCAGATCGCCAAGCGCATGGTCCTGGACTGGGGTATGGGGGAGCACTTCAAGAACATCGCCTGGGGCTCGGACTCCGGCCCCATCTTCCTGGGAGAGGAGATCGCCAAAAAGAAAGACCACTCCGAGGAAACCGCCCGCCTCATTGACCAGGACATCCGGAAGATCCTGGACGAAGCCTACGCCCGGGCCCGGGAGGTCCTCCTGGCCCACGCCGAGGCCATGCACCGCCTGGCGGAAGAACTCCTCCGGGAGGAGACCATCCCCGGGGAAAGGGTGCGGGCCATCCTGCGGGAAACGCAGGCGGTGCAACGGGCGGAGGAGGGCTAG
- the glpK gene encoding glycerol kinase GlpK has product MKYLLALDQGTTSSRAILFTLEGEVVALAQRAFAQHYPEPGWVEHDPWEIWESQLWAAREALRRAGVGPEAVLALGIANQRETTLVWERDTGRPLHNAIVWQDRRTASLCEALRGRGLEGLFRARTGLLLDPYFSATKLLWLLEHVPGLRERAERGEVCFGTVDTWLLWNLTGGRVHATDPTNASRTLLFNVETLTWDEELLAALGIPRALLPEVRPSDGDFGETLPGLLGAPIPIRGVLGDQQAALLGQAALGAGEGKCTYGTGAFLLLNTGEKPVLAEGGLLTTLAWHLEGKAAYALEGSVFVAGAAVGWLEEVGLLGGSHEVEALARGVEDTGGVYFVPAFTGLGAPYWDPYARGAILGLTRGTGRAHLVRAALEGVAFSVGEVAWAMAKAAGLSLKALKADGGMAQNGLFLEIQADLLGVPVLRPKTTETTALGAAFAAGIGAGALSLRDLPALWREEARFLPRMPEARREALYRGWRRAVERARGWAQEG; this is encoded by the coding sequence ATGAAATACCTTTTGGCCCTAGACCAAGGCACCACGTCCAGCCGGGCCATTCTCTTCACCCTGGAGGGGGAGGTGGTGGCCCTGGCGCAGCGGGCTTTCGCCCAGCACTACCCGGAGCCGGGCTGGGTGGAGCACGACCCCTGGGAGATCTGGGAGAGCCAGCTTTGGGCGGCGAGGGAGGCCCTGCGCCGGGCGGGGGTGGGGCCTGAGGCGGTGCTGGCCTTGGGCATCGCCAACCAGCGGGAGACCACCTTGGTGTGGGAAAGGGATACGGGGCGGCCCCTCCACAACGCCATCGTCTGGCAGGACCGCAGGACCGCTTCCCTTTGCGAGGCCCTGCGGGGGCGGGGCCTGGAGGGGCTTTTCCGGGCGCGCACGGGGCTCCTTCTGGACCCCTACTTCTCCGCCACCAAGCTCCTTTGGCTTTTGGAGCACGTGCCTGGGCTGAGGGAGCGGGCGGAAAGGGGAGAGGTGTGCTTCGGCACCGTGGACACCTGGCTCCTTTGGAACCTCACGGGGGGCAGGGTGCACGCCACCGACCCCACCAACGCCAGCCGGACCCTCCTCTTTAACGTGGAAACCCTCACCTGGGACGAGGAGCTTCTCGCCGCCTTGGGCATCCCAAGGGCCCTCCTCCCCGAGGTGCGGCCCTCGGACGGGGACTTCGGGGAGACCCTTCCTGGGCTTTTGGGGGCCCCCATTCCCATCCGAGGGGTCCTTGGGGACCAGCAGGCGGCGCTTTTGGGGCAGGCGGCCTTGGGGGCGGGGGAGGGGAAGTGCACCTACGGCACGGGGGCCTTCCTCCTCCTGAACACGGGGGAAAAGCCGGTCTTGGCCGAGGGGGGCCTCCTCACCACCCTGGCCTGGCACCTGGAGGGCAAGGCGGCCTACGCCCTGGAGGGGAGCGTCTTCGTGGCGGGGGCGGCGGTGGGGTGGCTGGAGGAGGTGGGCCTCCTTGGGGGGAGCCACGAGGTGGAGGCCTTGGCCCGGGGGGTGGAGGATACGGGCGGGGTCTACTTCGTCCCCGCCTTCACGGGGCTTGGGGCCCCTTACTGGGACCCCTACGCCCGGGGGGCCATCCTGGGGCTTACCCGGGGGACGGGGCGGGCCCACCTGGTGCGGGCGGCCCTGGAGGGGGTGGCCTTCTCCGTGGGGGAGGTGGCCTGGGCCATGGCCAAGGCGGCGGGGCTTAGCCTGAAGGCCCTGAAGGCGGACGGGGGTATGGCGCAGAACGGCCTCTTCCTGGAGATCCAAGCGGACCTCCTGGGGGTGCCGGTGCTCCGGCCGAAGACCACGGAGACCACCGCCTTGGGGGCGGCCTTTGCGGCGGGGATCGGGGCGGGGGCGCTTTCCCTGCGGGACCTCCCCGCCCTTTGGCGGGAGGAGGCCCGGTTCCTGCCCCGGATGCCGGAGGCGAGGCGGGAGGCCCTGTACCGGGGCTGGCGGCGGGCGGTGGAGCGGGCCAGGGGCTGGGCCCAGGAGGGGTAG
- a CDS encoding glycoside hydrolase family 36 protein gives MRVKLGSLEVALEAEGVTAVPGGLRLEGREVRVYPPFWGEAFFRHGWQSWSLAAWVSLSRPPVPLLPPERQPQADDPFLLRASEWWGSGLGALRGPEGQVLLLGALGVGARVLGRPDLLLGRLEGDKGEWFLAWGSEEEVFSAYARLLPRRLSGGPPRVWCSWYAFYTDISEARLLEVLEEVAGYPFEVFQVDDGWQRALGDWEANERFPHGMAYLAERIRAKGLRPGLWLAPFLVTADSPLVRAHPDWLLRDREGRPLPAGFNWGKPLLALDAGKEEVLSWVEGLIQKVRSWGYDYLKLDFLYAASLPGAEGEGRYRVAMERVRQAAGDAYLLFCGAPILASLGLADGFRVGPDVAPYWDNEDRSLWLGDPTGPGLRNALRATLHRLWLRENVQVDPDVVFFRTRFNLLSPEAMRLQEVLARYTGFKATSDPPSWLLPEEEARLRSFLADEGGVERLGPYRFRCGEEVLDYASLL, from the coding sequence ATGCGGGTAAAGCTGGGGAGCCTCGAGGTGGCCCTGGAAGCGGAGGGGGTGACGGCGGTTCCGGGGGGGCTACGCCTCGAGGGCCGAGAGGTGCGGGTCTACCCCCCTTTTTGGGGGGAGGCTTTCTTCCGCCACGGCTGGCAGAGCTGGAGCCTGGCCGCCTGGGTTTCGCTTTCCCGGCCGCCGGTTCCTCTTCTTCCCCCAGAGCGCCAGCCCCAGGCCGATGATCCTTTCCTGCTTCGTGCCTCGGAGTGGTGGGGCAGTGGGCTCGGTGCCCTGCGCGGCCCCGAGGGGCAGGTGCTCCTTTTGGGGGCTCTGGGGGTAGGGGCTCGGGTTCTGGGCCGGCCGGACCTGCTCCTGGGCCGGCTGGAGGGGGACAAAGGGGAGTGGTTCTTGGCTTGGGGGTCTGAGGAGGAGGTCTTTTCCGCCTACGCCCGGCTCCTCCCCCGCCGCCTTTCTGGGGGGCCGCCTAGGGTCTGGTGCTCCTGGTACGCCTTTTATACGGACATAAGCGAGGCGCGCCTCCTTGAGGTTCTGGAAGAGGTGGCAGGCTACCCCTTTGAGGTCTTTCAGGTGGACGACGGTTGGCAGAGGGCTTTGGGCGACTGGGAGGCCAACGAGCGCTTTCCCCACGGCATGGCCTATTTGGCGGAGCGGATCAGGGCGAAGGGTCTGCGGCCAGGGCTTTGGCTTGCCCCTTTTTTGGTCACGGCGGACAGTCCCCTCGTGCGCGCCCATCCGGACTGGCTCCTCCGGGACCGGGAGGGCCGGCCCCTTCCTGCGGGCTTTAACTGGGGAAAACCTCTTTTGGCCCTGGATGCGGGTAAGGAGGAGGTTCTTTCCTGGGTGGAGGGCCTTATCCAGAAGGTGCGTTCCTGGGGCTACGATTACCTGAAGCTGGACTTCCTCTATGCAGCCTCCCTTCCCGGGGCGGAGGGCGAGGGGCGGTATCGTGTAGCTATGGAGCGGGTGCGCCAGGCGGCGGGGGACGCCTATTTGCTCTTTTGTGGGGCGCCCATCTTGGCCTCCTTGGGGTTAGCGGACGGGTTTAGGGTAGGCCCCGACGTGGCCCCCTACTGGGATAACGAGGACCGTTCCCTCTGGCTTGGCGACCCCACGGGCCCTGGGCTCAGAAACGCCCTGCGCGCCACTTTGCACCGGCTTTGGCTTCGGGAAAACGTTCAAGTAGATCCCGATGTGGTTTTCTTCCGTACCCGTTTTAACCTCCTCTCCCCGGAGGCCATGCGGCTACAAGAGGTTTTGGCGCGGTACACCGGCTTCAAGGCTACCTCGGACCCCCCCTCTTGGCTTCTGCCGGAAGAGGAGGCGCGCCTTCGGAGCTTTTTAGCGGACGAGGGAGGGGTGGAGCGGCTTGGTCCCTACCGTTTTCGTTGCGGGGAGGAGGTCCTGGACTATGCCTCCCTTCTTTAA
- a CDS encoding FAD-dependent oxidoreductase — MDREALWERLKEPWDLLVLGGGATGAGVLWEATLRGLKAALVEARDFASGTSSRSTKLLHGGVRYLELALRRLDGRQLKLVTEALRERKVVMDLAPHLAHPLPLLTPLFRPLELPYYGTGLLLYDLFSGKRRLGPTRYLPPKEVAGLFPGLPKTLGGILYWDGQFQDHRLLLALLRSALRRGALALNHAEAHAFLLKGGRVAGAVVKDRLTGREVEVYAKAVVNATGPFTDATRRLLDPHLPPLLTPSSGAHLVLDYPLKTGLLIPRTRDGRVLFLLPYRGKALLGTTDLPAEATFCPLPREEEVAYLLEEVRPYLGDLSPYIRAVWSGLRPLVGRGETRLLVRDHLIAEERGLYTLTGGKWTTFRLMAQDLVDRLDRDLGLGLPPSTSHATPLLGAGPKPSLDLPEGVAEHLYATYGTEAGEVAALGDRPLLPGLPYLEGEVVHAVRKELAQKPLDVLARRMGLALLDQEAAQQALPRVVALMAPLLGWDEGRARAELEEARAALPGLC; from the coding sequence GTGGACCGGGAAGCCCTGTGGGAACGGCTTAAGGAGCCGTGGGACCTCCTGGTCCTGGGGGGTGGGGCCACGGGGGCGGGGGTCCTGTGGGAGGCCACCCTGAGGGGGCTCAAGGCGGCCTTGGTGGAGGCCCGGGACTTCGCCTCGGGAACCAGCAGCCGCTCCACCAAGCTCCTCCACGGGGGGGTGCGCTACCTGGAACTCGCCCTGAGGCGCCTGGACGGACGGCAACTGAAGCTGGTGACGGAGGCCCTTCGGGAGCGCAAGGTGGTGATGGACCTGGCCCCCCACCTGGCCCACCCCCTCCCCCTCCTCACCCCCCTCTTCCGCCCCCTGGAGCTCCCCTACTACGGGACGGGCCTCCTCCTCTACGACCTCTTCTCGGGGAAGCGGCGCCTTGGGCCCACCCGCTACCTCCCCCCCAAGGAGGTGGCCGGGCTCTTCCCCGGCCTCCCCAAGACCCTGGGGGGGATCCTCTACTGGGACGGCCAGTTCCAGGACCACCGCCTCCTCCTCGCCCTCCTCCGCTCCGCCCTAAGGCGGGGTGCCCTGGCCCTGAACCACGCGGAGGCCCACGCCTTCCTCCTCAAGGGGGGCAGGGTGGCGGGGGCGGTGGTCAAGGACCGCCTCACGGGCAGGGAGGTGGAGGTCTACGCCAAGGCGGTGGTGAACGCCACGGGTCCCTTCACCGACGCTACCCGCCGCCTCCTGGACCCCCACCTGCCCCCCCTCCTCACCCCCTCCAGCGGGGCCCACCTGGTCCTGGACTACCCCCTCAAGACGGGCCTCCTCATCCCCAGGACCCGGGACGGCCGCGTCCTCTTCCTCCTGCCCTACCGGGGGAAGGCCCTCTTGGGCACCACCGACCTGCCCGCCGAGGCCACCTTCTGCCCCCTGCCCCGGGAGGAGGAGGTGGCCTACCTCCTGGAGGAGGTAAGGCCTTACCTGGGGGACCTCTCCCCCTATATCCGGGCGGTCTGGTCCGGGCTCAGGCCCCTGGTGGGGCGGGGGGAGACCCGGCTCTTGGTGCGGGACCACCTCATCGCCGAGGAGAGGGGGCTTTACACCCTCACGGGGGGCAAGTGGACCACCTTCCGCCTCATGGCCCAGGACCTCGTGGACCGGTTGGACCGGGACCTGGGCCTCGGGCTTCCCCCCTCCACCTCCCACGCCACCCCCCTCCTGGGGGCGGGGCCCAAGCCCTCCTTGGACCTCCCCGAGGGGGTGGCGGAACACCTCTACGCCACCTACGGCACAGAGGCGGGGGAGGTGGCGGCCTTGGGGGATAGGCCCCTCCTGCCTGGCCTCCCTTACCTGGAGGGGGAGGTGGTCCACGCCGTGCGCAAGGAGTTGGCCCAGAAGCCCCTGGACGTGCTCGCCCGGCGGATGGGCTTGGCCCTTTTGGACCAGGAGGCGGCGCAACAGGCCCTGCCCCGGGTGGTGGCCCTCATGGCCCCCCTCCTGGGCTGGGACGAAGGGAGGGCCCGGGCGGAGCTGGAGGAGGCCCGGGCCGCCCTCCCGGGGCTTTGCTAG